In Gigantopelta aegis isolate Gae_Host chromosome 6, Gae_host_genome, whole genome shotgun sequence, the following are encoded in one genomic region:
- the LOC121375948 gene encoding uncharacterized protein LOC121375948 isoform X1 has translation MSKGRKCYKWGPSPKDFNDAAAYCNKHNAKIQLIESQEENDFFRENSSSTTYWLGLTNVYKTRRTKYFTNWKESRSQYSFYNNDYCASWGSETGYWYLTDCDNFRLFLCEKIAECIQGRFGQNCEKTYHCYGEHSSGRDNTCKYGCHKGWMGKSCDILKVKVTALYYCLKSSTHGHMLIIRADQRGIDYQQVLAVDENGDPATTCNKSTFSKQGDKLQMTIGRNTSDSEDFRPDCGAQRISKNVFKWRFQFIEFSGAQSIYDIIFEMTCDFDKADSLQRGATTKSKKKKIKTKSLSKTQLLVELTVKDPYTGLPLKKAKLNQNARLVLELNTTDEDMAVKKISPYSCVAGTEDGVHAVVFLDHNGCTNEGAQIIISEGNGKTYWSKPFHTFTFPGYSHVVFSCQFDVCFTNDDRLCNDRCTFLKETSMSGLHKQISMNFPSGSNHTATRLELV, from the exons ATGTCAAAAGGCAGGAAATGCTACAAATGGGGACCATCTCCCAAAGATTTTAACGACGCCGCAGCTTACTGCAACAAACATAACGCAAAAATACAGTTAATTGAAAGTCAAGAAGAAAATGACTTTTTTAGAG AAAACTCGAGTAGTACAACTTACTGGCTGGGTCTAACTAACGTTTACAAGACG AGAAGAACCAAGTATTTCACAAACTGGAAAGAATCGAGAAGTCAGTATTCATTTTACAATAACGACTACTGCGCCAGTtggggatctgaaacgggataTTGGTATCTAACAGATTGTGACAACtttcgtttgtttttgtgtgaaaaAATTGCAG AATGCATTCAGGGACGATTTGGGCAAAACTGCGAAAAAACGTATCATTGTTACGGTGAACACAGCAGCGGCAGAGATAACACGTGCAAATATGGCTGTCATAAAGGATGGATGGGAAAATCCTGTGATATTc tTAAAGTAAAAGTTACAG CCCTCTACTACTGCCTGAAATCGAGTACACACGGACATATGTTAATCATCAGAGCAGACCAACGTGGTATCGACTACCAACAGGTGTTAGCTGTAGACGAAAACGGCGACCCCGCGACGACCTGCAACAAGAGTACATTCAGCAAGCAGGGCGACAAACTCCAAATGACAATCGGAAGAAACACGTCTGATTCAGAAGACTTCCGGCCGGACTGTGGAGCACAACGT ATATCAAAAAACGTCTTCAAATGGAGATTCCAATTTATCGAGTTTTCAGGAGCGCAGTctatttatgacatcatttttgAAATGACATGCGACTTTGATAAAGCCGACAGTCTACAAAGAGGGGCGACAACAAAGAGCAAGAA AAAAAAGATCAAGACCAAGTCACTGTCGAAGACACAGCTCCTAGTAGAACTAACGGTAAAAGATCCGTACACTGGACTCCCGCTCAAGAAAGCCAAACTAAACCAAAACGCCAGACTCGTCTTAGAGCTGAATACCACAGATGAAG ACATGGCCGTCAAGAAAATATCTCCTTATAGCTGCGTGGCGGGAACTGAAGATGGCGTTCATGCAGTGGTGTTCCTAGATCACAATGg ATGCACCAATGAGGGCGCTCAGATTATTATTTCCGAGGGTAACGGCAAAACCTATTGGTCGAAACCATTCCACACGTTCACCTTCCCGGGATATAGTCACGTGGTGTTCAGCTGTCAGTTTGATGTATGCTTCACCAATGACGACAGACTTTGTAATGAC aGATGTACATTTTTGAAAGAAACGTCGATGAGTGGACTTCATAAACAGATTTCGATGAACTTCCCGTCTGGCTCCAACCACACGGCGACTAGGCTGGAACTGGTGTAA
- the LOC121375948 gene encoding uncharacterized protein LOC121375948 isoform X2, with product MSKGRKCYKWGPSPKDFNDAAAYCNKHNAKIQLIESQEENDFFRENSSSTTYWLGLTNVYKTRRTKYFTNWKESRSQYSFYNNDYCASWGSETGYWYLTDCDNFRLFLCEKIAECIQGRFGQNCEKTYHCYGEHSSGRDNTCKYGCHKGWMGKSCDILKVKVTALYYCLKSSTHGHMLIIRADQRGIDYQQVLAVDENGDPATTCNKSTFSKQGDKLQMTIGRNTSDSEDFRPDCGAQRISKNVFKWRFQFIEFSGAQSIYDIIFEMTCDFDKADSLQRGATTKSKKKKIKTKSLSKTQLLVELTVKDPYTGLPLKKAKLNQNARLVLELNTTDEDMAVKKISPYSCVAGTEDGVHAVVFLDHNGDVHF from the exons ATGTCAAAAGGCAGGAAATGCTACAAATGGGGACCATCTCCCAAAGATTTTAACGACGCCGCAGCTTACTGCAACAAACATAACGCAAAAATACAGTTAATTGAAAGTCAAGAAGAAAATGACTTTTTTAGAG AAAACTCGAGTAGTACAACTTACTGGCTGGGTCTAACTAACGTTTACAAGACG AGAAGAACCAAGTATTTCACAAACTGGAAAGAATCGAGAAGTCAGTATTCATTTTACAATAACGACTACTGCGCCAGTtggggatctgaaacgggataTTGGTATCTAACAGATTGTGACAACtttcgtttgtttttgtgtgaaaaAATTGCAG AATGCATTCAGGGACGATTTGGGCAAAACTGCGAAAAAACGTATCATTGTTACGGTGAACACAGCAGCGGCAGAGATAACACGTGCAAATATGGCTGTCATAAAGGATGGATGGGAAAATCCTGTGATATTc tTAAAGTAAAAGTTACAG CCCTCTACTACTGCCTGAAATCGAGTACACACGGACATATGTTAATCATCAGAGCAGACCAACGTGGTATCGACTACCAACAGGTGTTAGCTGTAGACGAAAACGGCGACCCCGCGACGACCTGCAACAAGAGTACATTCAGCAAGCAGGGCGACAAACTCCAAATGACAATCGGAAGAAACACGTCTGATTCAGAAGACTTCCGGCCGGACTGTGGAGCACAACGT ATATCAAAAAACGTCTTCAAATGGAGATTCCAATTTATCGAGTTTTCAGGAGCGCAGTctatttatgacatcatttttgAAATGACATGCGACTTTGATAAAGCCGACAGTCTACAAAGAGGGGCGACAACAAAGAGCAAGAA AAAAAAGATCAAGACCAAGTCACTGTCGAAGACACAGCTCCTAGTAGAACTAACGGTAAAAGATCCGTACACTGGACTCCCGCTCAAGAAAGCCAAACTAAACCAAAACGCCAGACTCGTCTTAGAGCTGAATACCACAGATGAAG ACATGGCCGTCAAGAAAATATCTCCTTATAGCTGCGTGGCGGGAACTGAAGATGGCGTTCATGCAGTGGTGTTCCTAGATCACAATGg aGATGTACATTTTTGA